In a genomic window of Candidatus Dadabacteria bacterium:
- a CDS encoding ABC-F family ATP-binding cassette domain-containing protein, whose product MISLSGISHSFLGKDLFLNLEWSIKKGRKYGLVGPNGSGKTTLLEIVMGLLEPEKGGVSVPGALTVGYLPQIMDSHTGDLTILSAARASDRGSGEDNSEKPIHEAEKILFGLGFTGEHLSRKVSSLSGGWKMRVELARILLLEPSVLLLDEPTNHLDIKSIEWLEGYLGSYRGTVVLVSHDKYLLDRMVDTIAELDGGAIREFRGDYSSYLERKEQITAVAEATAKNQEKKLRAQRRFIERFRYKASKARQVQSRIKMLEKMESVPQPSETQRTLEFDFPAPERAGRVVYEISDFSKEYETPGGPRNIVFRDCPALRVERGDRIAITGRNGEGKTTLCKMVAGVENFSGQSRLGHNVTLGYYAQNQDEMLNPQNTVYEEFIESYPLFSQTEARTLLGSFLFSASDITKKVSVLSGGEKSRLSLLKILVSRSNFLVLDEPTNHLDMASREVLRRALEEYSGTFLLISHDRYFIDSLVNRIWYVEGGGVETFIGNYSEFLERKARESSNEQALGEVQDDEPKKKTAKALEAERRNRLYRELREKGIENMENWRLLSRKQMENALLDLESRISECETEKEDTEKFLANPETSPQGTNWEEKTRQLGELEEKLSALYGRWDEVSEHMRKNFT is encoded by the coding sequence ATGATAAGCTTGTCGGGAATAAGCCATTCTTTTTTGGGAAAGGATCTTTTCCTGAATCTTGAATGGAGCATAAAAAAAGGAAGAAAATACGGGCTTGTGGGTCCAAACGGCTCGGGCAAGACCACGCTGCTTGAGATCGTTATGGGACTCCTAGAACCGGAAAAAGGGGGTGTTTCCGTTCCGGGGGCGTTAACAGTGGGTTATCTTCCGCAGATAATGGATTCACACACGGGCGATCTCACGATCCTTTCGGCGGCCCGTGCGAGCGACCGCGGAAGCGGTGAAGATAACTCCGAAAAACCCATCCACGAAGCCGAGAAAATCCTTTTCGGACTGGGTTTTACGGGAGAGCATCTCTCCCGGAAAGTCTCTTCTCTTTCAGGCGGCTGGAAAATGCGGGTTGAGCTCGCGAGGATACTTCTTCTGGAACCCAGCGTACTTCTTCTCGATGAGCCGACGAATCATCTTGATATAAAAAGCATCGAGTGGCTTGAAGGGTACCTTGGAAGCTACCGCGGAACCGTGGTTCTGGTATCCCACGACAAATACCTGCTTGACCGCATGGTTGACACGATAGCTGAGCTTGACGGCGGGGCGATAAGGGAGTTTCGGGGAGATTATTCTTCTTACCTTGAGAGAAAAGAGCAGATTACGGCTGTCGCGGAGGCAACCGCGAAGAATCAGGAGAAAAAACTCCGTGCACAGCGCCGATTCATAGAGCGTTTCAGGTACAAGGCTTCAAAGGCGAGGCAGGTGCAGAGCAGGATAAAGATGCTTGAGAAAATGGAGTCCGTCCCGCAACCCTCAGAGACCCAAAGAACCCTTGAGTTTGATTTTCCCGCTCCCGAGCGCGCGGGACGCGTGGTTTACGAAATAAGCGATTTCTCAAAAGAGTATGAAACTCCCGGCGGCCCGAGAAACATCGTTTTTCGAGACTGCCCCGCGCTTCGCGTTGAGAGGGGAGACAGGATAGCGATTACCGGGAGAAACGGCGAGGGAAAAACCACCCTCTGCAAGATGGTGGCGGGCGTGGAGAACTTCTCAGGCCAAAGCCGCCTCGGTCATAACGTGACTCTCGGCTATTATGCGCAGAACCAGGACGAAATGCTCAATCCGCAGAACACGGTTTACGAAGAGTTCATCGAATCTTATCCTCTTTTCTCTCAGACCGAGGCGAGAACGCTTCTGGGCTCGTTTCTTTTCAGTGCTTCTGACATAACCAAGAAAGTTTCTGTTCTCTCAGGTGGCGAGAAAAGCCGCCTGTCCCTTCTCAAGATTCTGGTTTCCCGCTCTAATTTTCTGGTTCTTGACGAGCCCACAAACCACCTTGACATGGCTTCCAGGGAAGTGCTTCGCCGCGCTCTCGAGGAGTATTCCGGCACCTTTCTGCTGATAAGCCACGACAGGTATTTCATTGACAGCCTCGTAAACAGGATATGGTACGTGGAAGGGGGAGGGGTTGAGACATTTATCGGTAATTACTCGGAATTTCTCGAGAGAAAGGCCCGCGAATCCAGTAACGAACAGGCGCTCGGCGAAGTGCAGGACGACGAACCGAAGAAAAAAACCGCAAAGGCCCTTGAGGCCGAGCGGCGCAACCGGCTTTACAGGGAACTTCGAGAAAAGGGGATAGAGAACATGGAGAACTGGAGGCTTCTTTCGAGAAAGCAGATGGAAAATGCCCTTTTGGATCTCGAGAGCAGAATATCAGAATGCGAGACTGAAAAAGAGGATACGGAAAAGTTTCTTGCGAACCCTGAGACTTCCCCCCAAGGCACTAACTGGGAAGAAAAAACAAGGCAGCTTGGCGAACTTGAGGAGAAGCTCTCTGCTCTTTACGGCAGGTGGGATGAGGTGAGCGAGCACATGCGCAAGAATTTCACCTGA
- a CDS encoding S8 family serine peptidase: MTSLRSLTFIFLLLASVGCSSNNKSEPPVNVSLVAPTSPNIQEAENQTVRVFISLDSNTSTRLMVPLNFSGSAEQDADYTASADSIIVPPNATSASVDIDVFRDFDLEGDETITVSLGEIEGNGKAGTMSSISFTIIDGEAVTVDKAPKENGANLVLLNTQYIITEESIDFAVVVLNFSDQNVAPTKLFAEWSSDMDFETDVHSLGIVDIPAFVSGEEKFPQPYEFSLPLSNLAPNETYYIRVYLDEVPEEAIEQIFDNVLLFGFATNAEGKVVTRCEAPVRAASGTEDPLFREQWHLKNSGQSGFANNNGVAGADLQMTEAISNGQNGDGVKLAVVDSGLEICHPDLAATVEEGKSFNYAFQNSAGSFPTDPFNHSVLGDHGTSVAGVAAAVANNGLGGRGVAPGVKLRGFNLGTTLEADFEAELLSSLGGSSSNPDSASAHIFNMSFGSEVPSENSEEDFVNLVKMGTTDLRSGRGALYVKAAGNEFGVCENPHPINIEIGCVGSNSDPDQNLPYLINVGAFNARDVKSSYSSAGANLWVVAPGGEDGEEQPAIITTDQIGVHAGFSKIPVNSLTTDHRSNLDGDYFGGFGGTSSAAPATSGAIAILLGVNPDLTWRDVKHILATSARKIDPDIKEVRAAFNGKPYIAQHAWQTNAAGYSYHNWYGFGAVSVDDAIIMTNGYTPNSLGEFVESRWFPAADNSNLSLAIPDEDGAGVTHTLTVTDLPNTANIEAVILDITVNHGYGSDLGVKLTSPSGTESIVNAPFNVILDEFPGMRDWQLMSNAFYGEKPNGTWTIQVADLAADHTGSLESWRLRFYYGDHP, from the coding sequence ATGACATCTCTCAGGTCTCTCACTTTCATATTTTTGCTGTTAGCAAGTGTGGGGTGCAGCAGTAATAACAAATCAGAACCCCCAGTGAATGTATCGCTTGTAGCGCCGACTTCCCCAAACATTCAGGAAGCTGAAAACCAAACGGTACGAGTTTTTATCTCACTCGATTCAAACACATCCACTAGATTAATGGTGCCGTTGAACTTTTCCGGTTCAGCAGAGCAAGACGCTGACTATACGGCCAGTGCCGATTCCATCATTGTGCCACCTAATGCGACATCCGCAAGCGTGGATATCGACGTATTCAGGGACTTCGATCTGGAGGGCGACGAAACCATAACTGTTAGCTTGGGTGAAATTGAAGGAAACGGTAAAGCCGGCACAATGTCCAGTATCAGTTTTACCATCATCGACGGCGAGGCAGTGACCGTCGATAAAGCCCCAAAGGAAAATGGGGCCAACCTTGTACTCCTGAACACGCAGTACATTATTACCGAAGAGTCAATTGATTTTGCGGTCGTGGTGTTGAATTTCTCGGATCAAAACGTGGCACCCACTAAATTGTTCGCAGAATGGTCAAGTGACATGGATTTTGAAACCGATGTTCATTCGCTCGGTATTGTCGATATTCCCGCATTTGTTTCCGGCGAGGAGAAGTTTCCTCAACCTTACGAATTTAGTCTGCCGTTAAGCAATCTGGCACCAAACGAAACCTACTATATTAGGGTCTATCTAGACGAGGTTCCGGAAGAAGCAATCGAGCAGATATTTGATAACGTTCTCCTGTTTGGATTTGCGACGAATGCTGAAGGGAAGGTAGTCACGCGATGTGAAGCGCCGGTGAGAGCAGCCAGCGGTACCGAGGATCCATTATTCAGAGAGCAATGGCATTTAAAAAACAGCGGACAGTCCGGATTTGCGAACAACAATGGCGTCGCAGGAGCTGATCTGCAAATGACCGAAGCCATTAGCAACGGTCAAAATGGCGACGGTGTGAAATTGGCGGTCGTCGACAGCGGACTAGAGATTTGCCATCCCGATTTGGCTGCAACCGTTGAAGAGGGCAAATCATTTAATTACGCCTTTCAAAATAGCGCAGGTTCGTTTCCCACTGATCCATTTAATCACAGCGTACTCGGGGATCACGGCACAAGTGTTGCCGGCGTAGCCGCGGCAGTGGCAAACAATGGCCTTGGAGGGCGTGGCGTGGCACCGGGCGTTAAGCTTCGAGGATTCAATCTTGGCACCACCCTCGAGGCTGATTTCGAAGCCGAACTCTTGAGCAGTTTAGGGGGAAGCAGCAGCAATCCGGATTCGGCCAGCGCGCATATATTCAATATGAGCTTCGGATCCGAGGTGCCCTCAGAAAATTCAGAAGAAGATTTTGTTAACCTCGTGAAAATGGGGACGACAGATCTTCGGTCTGGTCGAGGCGCGCTTTATGTAAAGGCGGCGGGCAATGAATTCGGCGTATGCGAAAATCCGCATCCTATCAATATCGAAATCGGATGCGTGGGTAGCAACTCGGATCCAGACCAGAATCTGCCTTATCTGATTAATGTGGGAGCGTTTAACGCTAGAGACGTCAAGTCTTCTTATTCGAGCGCAGGCGCCAATTTATGGGTCGTTGCTCCGGGTGGGGAAGATGGCGAAGAACAGCCGGCCATCATCACCACGGATCAAATTGGAGTTCATGCGGGATTTAGCAAAATTCCCGTTAATTCACTGACTACTGACCATCGATCTAACTTGGACGGTGATTACTTCGGCGGTTTTGGCGGCACTTCATCCGCAGCGCCCGCTACTTCCGGAGCTATCGCCATCCTGCTTGGCGTAAACCCTGATTTGACGTGGCGTGACGTAAAACATATCTTGGCTACTTCGGCACGAAAAATCGATCCGGACATAAAAGAAGTCCGAGCGGCTTTCAACGGCAAACCGTACATAGCGCAACATGCCTGGCAGACAAATGCCGCAGGGTACTCCTATCACAACTGGTATGGCTTTGGCGCGGTCTCCGTTGATGATGCAATCATTATGACAAACGGCTATACCCCCAACAGCCTGGGGGAATTCGTTGAATCCCGATGGTTCCCAGCGGCAGATAATTCAAACTTGTCCTTAGCCATTCCAGACGAAGACGGCGCTGGAGTCACGCATACTCTGACGGTTACAGATTTACCAAATACCGCTAACATCGAAGCCGTAATTCTGGATATCACAGTAAATCACGGATATGGCTCCGATTTAGGTGTTAAATTAACCTCTCCGAGCGGCACTGAAAGCATCGTGAATGCGCCATTCAATGTGATTCTCGACGAATTTCCCGGAATGCGGGACTGGCAATTGATGAGCAACGCGTTCTACGGAGAAAAACCTAACGGCACATGGACAATTCAAGTTGCTGATCTGGCCGCCGATCATACAGGTAGTCTGGAATCATGGCGACTTCGCTTTTACTACGGGGACCATCCCTAG
- a CDS encoding carbon starvation protein A: MNAAAIAIVVIALYLLGYRYYSKFISEKVYGVKDGEPTPAHQMRDGVDYVPAGKHVLFGHHFASIAGAAPIIGPAIAVFWGWVPAIIWVVFGTIFIGAVHDFGALVISARNRGRSVGDLAGIFISPRGRTLFLLIVCFLVFFVIAVFAYAISVLFVSFPASVLPVNFQILVALVLGFLFYRKGVSILWPSIIALVLLYFMVWAGTKFPLTIPEVMGSQVVTWVIILMVYSFVASVLPVWMLLQPRDYINGIHLFVGLAILITGIMVARPEMQAPAINFVADGLPVLPFLFITVACGAVSGFHGLVASGTTSKQLDRMSHSRFVGYGGMLGEGTLAMIATLAVAAGIERSEWLKHYHSWESASSGGIANFVMGTSTFLTSIHIPEVLGTTLISVIVISFAATSLDTGARIQRIVIGELGEAYGINALKNRYIGAFFAIVPPLALALFAQVPGKGPGSGGFLLWPLFGATNQLIAGITLLLITLYLRRLKKPFIYTLVPMVFLVGMTTASIFFNLKYFLDNTLLFSLSAIMLVLAVWLVLEAIVVSRKASGGG, encoded by the coding sequence ATGAACGCAGCCGCAATAGCGATAGTAGTAATAGCCCTTTACCTGCTCGGGTACAGGTATTACTCAAAATTTATTTCCGAAAAAGTCTACGGGGTAAAAGACGGGGAACCCACGCCGGCTCACCAGATGAGGGACGGCGTGGACTACGTACCCGCCGGCAAGCATGTCCTTTTCGGGCACCACTTTGCGTCCATAGCCGGAGCTGCGCCTATAATAGGGCCGGCCATAGCCGTGTTCTGGGGATGGGTCCCGGCGATTATCTGGGTCGTGTTTGGAACGATCTTCATCGGGGCCGTTCATGATTTCGGAGCTCTGGTTATCTCGGCTAGAAACAGGGGAAGATCAGTCGGAGACCTTGCCGGGATATTCATAAGCCCGCGGGGAAGAACTCTTTTTCTTCTTATAGTCTGCTTCCTGGTCTTTTTCGTGATAGCGGTTTTCGCTTACGCCATCTCGGTTCTTTTCGTCAGTTTCCCCGCAAGCGTTCTTCCAGTGAACTTCCAGATACTGGTAGCGCTTGTACTCGGGTTTCTTTTCTACAGAAAAGGGGTGTCCATCCTCTGGCCCTCGATAATCGCGCTTGTGCTTCTTTACTTCATGGTCTGGGCGGGAACCAAGTTTCCCCTAACGATTCCCGAGGTTATGGGAAGCCAGGTGGTGACATGGGTAATCATTCTCATGGTCTACTCCTTCGTGGCCTCGGTTCTTCCCGTGTGGATGCTTCTTCAGCCGCGAGACTACATAAACGGCATACATCTTTTCGTGGGTCTCGCGATACTTATAACCGGGATAATGGTAGCGCGTCCTGAGATGCAAGCCCCGGCCATTAACTTTGTCGCCGACGGACTTCCCGTGCTTCCCTTCCTTTTCATAACCGTGGCGTGCGGGGCGGTAAGTGGATTCCACGGCCTTGTCGCAAGCGGCACCACCTCGAAGCAGCTTGACAGGATGTCGCACTCAAGATTCGTGGGTTACGGGGGGATGCTGGGGGAGGGTACTCTGGCCATGATAGCCACCCTGGCGGTTGCGGCCGGGATAGAACGCAGCGAATGGCTTAAGCATTATCATTCGTGGGAATCGGCATCGAGCGGCGGCATAGCGAATTTTGTCATGGGAACCTCAACCTTTCTTACCTCAATCCATATCCCCGAGGTGCTCGGAACCACTCTTATAAGCGTGATAGTCATAAGCTTTGCGGCGACTTCGCTTGATACGGGGGCCAGGATACAGAGGATTGTTATAGGCGAGCTTGGAGAGGCCTACGGTATCAATGCCCTTAAGAACAGGTATATCGGGGCCTTTTTTGCCATAGTACCGCCCCTTGCGCTTGCACTTTTCGCTCAGGTCCCGGGCAAGGGACCCGGATCAGGCGGATTCTTGCTCTGGCCTCTTTTCGGGGCGACAAACCAACTCATAGCCGGAATTACGCTGCTTCTGATAACCCTTTATCTTAGAAGATTGAAAAAACCGTTTATCTATACTCTTGTGCCGATGGTTTTCCTTGTGGGCATGACTACGGCCTCGATATTCTTCAACCTTAAGTATTTTCTCGACAACACTCTTCTTTTCAGCCTTTCGGCGATAATGCTTGTTCTTGCCGTCTGGCTTGTTCTGGAGGCCATAGTTGTGTCAAGAAAGGCCTCGGGCGGAGGATGA
- the recR gene encoding recombination protein RecR, whose protein sequence is MKRSGLPEPISRLIEELSKLPGIGEKNATRLAFHIFRSSEGYARSLASAIISTKSDVSTCRTCFNFTEKDPCAICADPSRDGRILCVVEQPLDLLAIERSGEFRGKYHVLHGVISPLEGVGPEDLRIKELVTKAGRDNIKEIIVATGTNVEGEATAVYLSRTIKPLGVRISRIAYGIPVGGDIEFIDELTLGKALRDRKEM, encoded by the coding sequence ATGAAAAGATCCGGCCTTCCTGAGCCGATTTCAAGACTCATAGAAGAACTATCTAAACTTCCGGGAATCGGCGAGAAAAACGCGACTCGCCTTGCATTTCACATATTCCGATCATCCGAAGGCTACGCGCGCAGCCTCGCAAGCGCGATAATCAGTACCAAATCCGACGTCAGCACGTGTCGCACGTGCTTTAATTTCACGGAGAAAGATCCGTGCGCGATTTGCGCCGACCCATCAAGAGACGGCCGCATTCTCTGCGTCGTTGAACAACCCCTCGACCTGCTCGCCATAGAGAGAAGCGGGGAGTTCCGGGGAAAATACCATGTTCTCCACGGAGTAATCTCTCCCCTGGAAGGCGTGGGCCCCGAAGATCTTCGGATAAAGGAGCTCGTTACAAAAGCTGGGCGGGATAACATAAAGGAAATAATAGTCGCGACGGGCACAAACGTAGAAGGCGAGGCAACCGCAGTCTACCTTTCAAGAACAATAAAACCGCTTGGGGTCAGAATCTCGAGAATAGCCTACGGAATACCCGTCGGCGGAGACATAGAGTTCATAGACGAACTCACGCTCGGCAAAGCGCTTCGGGACAGAAAGGAGATGTAG